The genomic stretch ggtagtagtagtagtagtagttgatTTGCTTTGATTAGACACACCAACATTGTCTTCTGCATTCTTTTTGTCATTTTCAACTGTATTTGACAGTGAAGTTGTTGTAGATATTGCATTCTTTTGACTTAAAAATTCGATTGGTGGTAATTGCTTCCTATTCCCCACGGTCTGTTCGTGTGGATACCTAAAATTCATTGGTTctatcaaattattttgcAATTGTACAAATCTCTCCATGGTCTCTTGACTAAATGTATATCCCAATTCATTGGGTTCAAAGTTCCCAATGCACAATTTACCTTGTGATGTACAGAATAATAAAGATGTCCCATCAGTAGTCCATGTAATATCGAGTATTTCTCCTTGAACAGCATCTTGTAAAACGGTAATTGGGGTTGACTTTGATGTGTTCCAAATAGCCATAGTTCTATCCGAACCACCAGATGCAATAACTGAATGGACTTTGCTGGTGTCATTCTCTTTTGATGAGAAAATTTTGGGGTTGAATTTAACCACATCACAAGCAAAATCATGCCCTACTAAACTTTCAATATTAGTCCATTTTTCCGATCGTGAAATCAAAGATATTAACatggtttgatttttcgATGCCGTGGGGATAGACACCAAGTTCCCATCAGGTGACCAGGATATTCTTTTATATCTCACATTCAATGGATTTTGACTAAACAATTTGGatattttataaattaatcTGAACTTGTAAGTGGTAGTACTAGTATCATCTTTTTCATACAGATATTGGAATACATTTATTTGAGTGTCATCACCCACGGTTATCAAGTAATTATTTGAAGGATCAAAGGCAATACTTCTTTGTATAATTGGTTTTTCATGACATATTGATGTCAATTCTTGAAATGTGTCCTTCACCACATCATACAAGTATACTTTCCCATTATTTGTACTCCATGCTATCAATCTGTTATCTGCAGAAATTGTCAAGTCCACTACAGGATTTACTTCTGATGTTTCTATACTTTTGAAGGGGAATAATTGCTTTGTTTCAGGTTGTTCATGTAAAGTATGAAAGAAAACATTCCCATTAACATCACTAGATATGAACCTTTTGTTGTCTCCTTTGAAAAATCTAACCACATTAATTAAACTTTTATGACAAGTAATATATTGCTTAGGTTCGAgtgattttaattttagtCTAACTTCTGGAGAATTGTGTGTCAGTACTAACTTTGATAATtctatcaatttcttcaaattccaAACCCCAATTTTATTGTCCGTCCCACCAGAAACTAAAATAGTATTGTCTTGATTAACATCAATGGAATGAATTCCTCCATTATGATACAGTTGAggtaatttcaaaaacttCATTGCCAATAGTAGTAAGAGTTCAGatcaaaaaaaggaaatgaTATTCAAaagtaatagtaatagtaataataacttTGGGTAAATTGGATGGGTcgcaacaacaaagaacaagaagaagaagaaaacaataataacaaatcaAAGGACGTGTacattgaaacaaaaaagagtAAACTACAACAAAAAGTTGTTTTTTCTCTCTTCGTTTTTGCTCATACACGCACATACGCGCATACACGCACATTCACTCTCAttcactcactcactccATTCACTTAACTTAACTATCAAGAGATTAACAAGAAGAgggagagagagagagagaaaaaaaatgagtaaaaaaaacaactaaGAAGCCATTTCCATCACTACAATACATCTAAacttttaaatcaattattcattcaggtttttatttttaaacttcagttaatattaaatataCCAAATAACTAattcttctattttttttttgttttatttcaGATTTACTAAGTTATAACAAAAGATGGCTAACGAGGAATATGTGACAGATTCGAGTTCCGATTTCACTGAATATTGGatagatttatttttaggTATAAAAGGTaatgaatatttttgtgatattgatgatgaatataTTCGAGACCGATTCAATTTGACGGGGTTAAATCTGGAAGTTTCCAAATTGCCAATATTAATAGATATAATAACTGATGTTATAGATATAGAACTGCAACCCGAAGAACATAAAGATAGTTTGGAACATAATGCTCGTATATTATATGGATTGATTCATGCTAGATATATTTTAACTACTCGTGGattaaataaaatgtttgaaaaatttagaaGTGGTGATTTTGGTTATTGTCCAAGAGTTCATTGTCAATTAAACCCTTTATTACCAATCGGATTAAATGATCAACCAAGAATGGCATCAGTTAAATTGTATTGTTCTAAATGTGAAGATTTGTATAATCCTAAATCAGGTAGACATTCAGCAATTGATGGGGCATATTTTGGGACTTCATTCCCAGCAATGTTTTTCCAGAATTTCCCCAATACAGTGCCAATACATGCAAAAGAAACATATGTGCCAAGAGTATTTGGATTCAAATTACACGAATACTCCAAATTAAATAGATGGAGAGAATTACAAAGATTGAAGTTGGAAAAtagattgaaaaaaaatggtatacaaattgataatgtaGTTGGAGGATTCATAACAAATGGTGACGAGGAGGAGAAAcaagataataataacaataaacaacTACAAAGTGTTTCTTCACAATTCAAGAGTCTCTCGCCAAATCAAAAGTAACATCACGTCCCACCACTACCACAACCAGTTTTGTAAATACTAGAGTACTTCAATAAACTTTTTTGCTGCTATATTggtattaataaataaatgaaaaagaaaagggtGCACCTTGTAGAACACAGTACATAtaacaaatttgaattgtatTGATATACAATCAGTTATTTAGGGTCTACATTAAACAGGACTAGTGTATAAATGTTTTAGCTTAATAGAAGATATATAAGTTCTGACAACATATATATCATTAATGtgtggtggtgatggtgatggtgatggttGTAATGTTGAAGCagtagaaaaaaaatatccgtgtaagtgaaaaaaaaaaaaatgacgACCATATTAGCACTAGCATATAAACTAGAAATACACAACCCAGATATGTCGTTAAGGTCAATACATACATTAGGCCGATGTTCTAGGCCATTAACCACAGCTGCTGGAAGTTCAAGCACAGTTCAGGAGGTTAGTCAAAATAAGCCAGTGATTCCTTCCAACTCAACAGTTTTCTCGATGATTCAACCAACTGGTCGAATTCATTTAGGTAATTATTTGGGAGCAGTTAAAAGTTGGAGAACATTATCGGAATCAAATACTGATCCTAGTAATAGATTCATATATGGTATAGCTGATTTACATGCCATTACTATTCCTAAAGATCCCATAGAATTTAAAGAGTATCGATATGCAGCCATTGCCAGTTTAATAGCCAGTGGATTAGACACATCCAAATGTATACTATTTTTCCAAAGCAGTGTACCCGAACATTctgaattgaattggtaTCTCACGTGCATGACAAGTATGGGGGCATTGAATAGAATGACACAATGGAAACTGAAGGCACAACAACTGGATAATAGTTCCATATTGGAGGATAATGTATTGGAAAAGACCAAAGCAGGATTATTTTGTTATCCGGCATTACAAGCAGCAGATATCTTGTTATATAAATCAACTCATGTTCCAGTAGGGGATGATCAGTCACAACATTTAGAGTTGTGTCGAAGTATTGCTAAAACATTTAATAGTACTTATAAAACCAATGTTTTCCCACTTCCGAAAACACTCTTGACTCCAGCGAAAAAGATCTTGTCACTTAAAAATCCGCAAAAGAAGATGTCGAAATCAGATCCGGTGGCCACTTCATGTGTTTATGTGACAGATTCACCCGAGGACATTCAATTTAAAATCAGAAAGGCAACCACCGACTCCATACAAGGGTCAATCTATTATGATCCAATTGAACGTCCTGGTGTTTcgaatttgataaatattgtttCAGGTATTTCCAATAAACCTGTAGATGAAGTGGTTAAAGATATGTCTAGTTTTGTTAACcataaacaattaaaagattATGTTACTGAAGTTATTATTAgtgaatttgatgataaaaGACAATTGTATGAAGAATTAATGAAAGATAAGGTTTATTTAGATAGTATTTGTTCTCAAGGAAGAGACAAGGCCCGAGAATTAGCCCTGGTTAATTTACATCAAGTGAAAAGCATTATAGGTATGGATTAGAGAGACTAAGAGTTTAGACGGAGAAAACCTCACCTGTTTCTTTGCCTTAGTTTATATTGTATATAGCAGTTATTCGTAGACTATTTTAAAGTAATTGtaaatatgtatatatatatataaaatcaattaaacgCAATATAGTAAGTTTGTGATATTACACGTCTTAAAGGGTAGTATTAATAGAAGTGGtggtaatagtagtagtagtagtggtagttCTCACGTGTTTGTGTTATTAAGTATTGTTATAATCACCAGCCAGCAATCAATCAATAGTATTGTGTGAGATGGGGGGGGGgaagagaagaagaagaagaaaaaagggTTGcgaaaaatcaaacagGTTGagatttcatttttttttttcgcgttgttttcattttattacTTCGACGtgtttttctctttttcttcgtATGATACGAGACTTACacaaatattgttttaaaCCAACCTATATTCAATGTTTGAAATTCTGTTACTTAATGGATTGTCTATTcgtttattcaattgtttgctgtattgtttattaccgttattaaatttgagtctcaatttgtttatagttgttttttttttcttttctttagGCTTTTTGGTAACaaattaattcttttgCTTATACTACCAATTCTATCGCCAGAATACCCATCGAGCAAAGCAAGcccaccaccaaaaaaaaaaatcacaaCAACTATAAACaactgtttttttttcttactttcttttttatcttctttctttcttttttcatttataaaCAACTTCATTTGGTATTGATTTAAGAGCTCCTTCTAATAGTGTTTTGCTTGAATTggtaaataataataatatccACTTTTCCATTGAAATCAAAGTCACTAACCATCCATCATTccaatatcaaatttcaccaattccaaacaaaacaaatccTTAATTGCCTAGCCCAACCCAACCCAACCCAATCTAACTATCTAAAAAATGGCCACAGAAGATTCATCATCCGTCAGGCTGATGCAAATTAAAATCTTATACTCCTTAGATAATCAACCAAATGTTTATTTGTCACGCTCAGAAAACACTCTTCCTGTCAAAGTTGTTCAAATTCCACTTGGAATGAATGAAGACGAACTAATAACCTTAGGTGGTTTGGAATTACAAGATTGTGTGAAACAAGTGGTACGATCGGCACCTGACACGTTCAACTTGAATTTCCGTGACTTTGAAGTCTATTACCAAGATATTAGTGAACAACCAGATGAACCTTTTGTAGCCAATGGCgtgatttcaaaattattacatTCTAATGAGTCATGTTTGGTTCCTGGACGTGTTTGCCAAAGTTTAGGAGCAGGATCTATATTTGGTAAAAAGTCCAAAATGTCTTCTGAAACTTTAGAAATTAGAATGCAATTACGTACCATTGAAATCCCAgtttcaaaagaaaagacaCCAGCACCAGAACAACAAACCCATTCCCAATCACATTCACATTCACGCAAACATTCACTCTCACATTCACATTCAAGTCTAGCAAAAAGAAGTAATCTGCAAATCAAtatagaaagaaaaagaaaccatGAGTCGTCATCTCATTATGGTTCAAATTATTCTGCCGTAAAAGCAACAAGAACTTTATCATTACCATCGTTTGTCAATCCACCAGTAACCACCCCTCGTCATAAAAGAGATaaagttgaagaaagaTTTAAAAACGCCCCTTTCTACCTGAATCTGGATAAAGTCACATACACTACAAATAATCGAACCCAACGACGCTACCAGTCTCCATCTacgtcgtcgtcgtcgtcatcGCTGCTTCAACCACAACGCGCCACGCGTACACGATCAATGTTCACGTCTAATATcccatcaatttcatcaccAATAAATGAAGAACCTTATTCTGATGATCCTGATTACAACGCTCATGAAGataatttccaaaatgACGATGAAGTTTCCAGTGGTGGTAATTCATCGGTGACATCACCATACACTCCACAACAACCACCTTATAAACCACCTACACCAACACAATTACCTGATGATCTCGATAGCATTCGAAGCCATACTATTCAAAGTTCTAAATTAAGTGACAATCATGGATTAGTTTGTATAAATGAATGTTGTCGTACCACAAGTTCGATCAATTGGagatattttgaaaccGAATATAGACCAGAATATTCCAAACTACTCACGGCTCATAAATTTGACAAGAGAAATTATGAAGGCATGTTGGGTCCATTATGTAATGCAtgctttttgttttataaaaataaaggA from Candida albicans SC5314 chromosome 5, complete sequence encodes the following:
- the CKB2 gene encoding casein kinase 2 regulatory subunit (Regulatory subunit of protein kinase CK2 (casein kinase II), beta' subunit; null mutants are hypersensitive to caspofungin), which translates into the protein MANEEYVTDSSSDFTEYWIDLFLGIKGNEYFCDIDDEYIRDRFNLTGLNSEVSKLPILIDIITDVIDIESQPEEHKDSLEHNARILYGLIHARYILTTRGLNKMFEKFRSGDFGYCPRVHCQLNPLLPIGLNDQPRMASVKLYCSKCEDLYNPKSGRHSAIDGAYFGTSFPAMFFQNFPNTVPIHAKETYVPRVFGFKLHEYSKLNRWRELQRLKLENRLKKNGIQIDNVVGGFITNGDEEEKQDNNNNKQLQSVSSQFKSLSPNQK
- the MSW1 gene encoding tryptophan--tRNA ligase (Protein similar to S. cerevisiae Msw1p, which is mitochondrial tryptophanyl-tRNA synthetase; Hap43p-repressed gene; likely to be essential for growth, based on an insertional mutagenesis strategy), whose translation is MTTILALAYKLEIHNPDMSLRSIHTLGRCSRPLTTAAGSSSTVQEVSQNKPVIPSNSTVFSMIQPTGRIHLGNYLGAVKSWRTLSESNTDPSNRFIYGIADLHAITIPKDPIEFKEYRYAAIASLIASGLDTSKCILFFQSSVPEHSELNWYLTCMTSMGALNRMTQWKSKAQQSDNSSILEDNVLEKTKAGLFCYPALQAADILLYKSTHVPVGDDQSQHLELCRSIAKTFNSTYKTNVFPLPKTLLTPAKKILSLKNPQKKMSKSDPVATSCVYVTDSPEDIQFKIRKATTDSIQGSIYYDPIERPGVSNLINIVSGISNKPVDEVVKDMSSFVNHKQLKDYVTEVIISEFDDKRQLYEELMKDKVYLDSICSQGRDKARELASVNLHQVKSIIGMD
- a CDS encoding uncharacterized protein (Ortholog(s) have role in chromatin silencing at rDNA, chromatin silencing at silent mating-type cassette, chromatin silencing at telomere, regulation of transcription from RNA polymerase II promoter and nucleus localization), yielding MATEDSSSVRSMQIKILYSLDNQPNVYLSRSENTLPVKVVQIPLGMNEDELITLGGLELQDCVKQVVRSAPDTFNLNFRDFEVYYQDISEQPDEPFVANGVISKLLHSNESCLVPGRVCQSLGAGSIFGKKSKMSSETLEIRMQLRTIEIPVSKEKTPAPEQQTHSQSHSHSRKHSLSHSHSSLAKRSNSQINIERKRNHESSSHYGSNYSAVKATRTLSLPSFVNPPVTTPRHKRDKVEERFKNAPFYSNSDKVTYTTNNRTQRRYQSPSTSSSSSSSLQPQRATRTRSMFTSNIPSISSPINEEPYSDDPDYNAHEDNFQNDDEVSSGGNSSVTSPYTPQQPPYKPPTPTQLPDDLDSIRSHTIQSSKLSDNHGLVCINECCRTTSSINWRYFETEYRPEYSKLLTAHKFDKRNYEGMLGPLCNACFLFYKNKGFMRPEHVVRKYIHQQRYTAKLRKKQKEDESNRTTLDAIAMKKFVSGTSVSLNAGSSPAASFPAPSHTPSAINQVIQNKALTSHGNNNNNFSYDPTPPGFTPDYSDLLHQINVYGGPSTDIDPLPGATPPMVATKSNTRVINVDVGDSEVEEYKKATKLNTRIIGVPVESNIDNVNDNDDDNNKENLPPKINKTTRNDYDAMINSFQENNNDWMCFFSSPKNHVTSPNSKTPVDNPNEIQNQGQNRKSPLKNVTQKTIVNMPSSPYQSTLDAPSEDDHEHEHEHENDQQQQNVLNDEISKMINMSPFKSSPNRANRLDTGNSIMSNQNKDDDKKNQASTPNTEFYSNDDDEGQHNEGHKNITKSGPSILEKENQSVSQH